CAAGAATATCCAGGAGTTGCTGCGAGCTGCTCAGGAGAACAAACATGACAGGTCAGAAtgagatgaaaggtttttgggtttttttatgaGTTCTGCAactgatttatatatatatatgtgtgtgttttttttttttttttttttttttaaactttcgtTTCCTTGCTCTCATTTTAAACCTCAAGTTCCTCCTACATTCATAGCTACTCTGTTATAATTAGTTCCATGTAAGCCCTGtcatttcccccttttttttgtcctgCTCTTGTCACTCTTCCTCCTCACTCTACTTCCTCTCTGCTCCGCTGTTATCATGTTGTTTTGGTGTCGCCACCAATCACTCCTGCCATCAGACCATGTGAGCGTGAAGGTGTGCGTCGGCTCAGGCACAGCCTGGGATGTTTCAGCACTCTGGTACCCTGGGCTGAGAAGGCCCCCTCTCCCCTTCAGCCGCTCAGCCTCCGGTCCCCCGACCCCACCTCCTGGTACTCTGGCTTCTGTCCCTGCCTCCCAGGCACAGTTTTATTTTCCTCTCCCTCAGacactttcttcttctggtCTGCCTCACCTGCTAACAAGCTGTCTCTTTTTCTGTCATATTGTGCTGCATGCTTGAGTATGCCGAGTTTCAAACATCAATTCATTTCATGTTTTATCTTCAAGCGCTGACTTTGCTTTAGTTAGGTAAAAAAGGTAAGGTGCATCTGTGCAGTGACTTATAGCTGACAGCATATTTGTTTTTGATCTTGACGTTTTTTACTGTAGAATTAAAGTGCTGTTTACTTACAaggtttaaaatgtcttttaaatggCATGTTTTGTAGGTAATCTGTCGATGATGATGGTGCATGGTGTGTTCTGAAAACTAAATTGCACCTCCACTTTGTGAAGTAACCTGATTGCAGTGGTGATTAGCTAATTGATCATTCGTATCACTTTTATAACCATTGTATTTGTTACTTTCAGTTTACTTTCTGACTGTGACTTCAATCTTTTCACCTCACAGCTTCATACCCTGCTCAGAAAGAATACATGTGGCTGTAACAGAAATGGCTGCCCTATTTCCTAAGGTAAATAGATTTTTTCTTGCAAAGAATGGATCTGCTAATTGTTTGTTATTTGACACCTGGATGCACACTGCACCCCGTTTCTGAAGAGGCCTGTGAGCAGACTTTTTCTATGTTTATTAAGATCATTTAATCTTCCTCTGCAGAAGCCGCGTTCAGAGACGGTGAGAGGCTCTCTGCGCTTGTTGACCTCCAGTGCGTGCAGGCTCCAGGGCGAGTGCCGGAAGGCGGTGCCTTCGGAGGGCTGCCCAGGACCGGACATGCAGCTGGTCACCCAGCAGGTCATCCAATGTGCTTATGACATTGCCAAGGCCGCCAAGCAGCTTGTCACCATCACCACAAAGGAAAATACCAACTAACAGCACTTACAGGGCTGCAAAGAAGTCAGcatctcagttttgtttttatacgcatttatagttattttattgtttttgttttttgtatatgtGGTATATGCATgccttgttttttaattatttatgaatAAGCATTGACAATATTTAAAGACAAAGTCTTGGTGTCAAGGGAAAAGTCAGAAACTTAGCCAGCTTTTGTAGAAGCACATTTTCTGATGGGGGGGGTGATATGACTTTCCAGCTAACATGCTGGGGAAATAGCTTGTTCTGTCTTTGATAATTagaattacaaaatatcattaaaGAGTTAATGCCTTGCATTAGGACAAAGAGCACAGTAAATCGATATGATACTGGTCAGTGTTATCAAACCAAAGCCATGCATGGATGCTGAAAAACCATAAATGAGCCATGAAATCGTTATCATTGGATGCTATTACAAACACTCTTGTAGCAAAAGGAGCTTCCTCTAATATACTGCACTGTTTAAGCATCACTACACTGTAAAgtttaatatgaaaaaaggaagaaaaaacgaGCGTACGGTTTTGTTAGCTTCCATAAGTTGAAGACTTTACGCACATTTCAGTTTCAGCGCAATGCTGATAATGTTTGTTacactgaggggaaaaaaaagttattaataTGACCTGCTCCCTGCCCAAGTGTAATCCAGTCTGCAGTGCACTTACTGCAGCTATTTATGTGTGCCCATTTGTCAAGTCAATAAATGCAAGAAACACTTGTTCAGGGGCCAAGTTATCATCTTCACCAGCACCGAGATGTTGTTGCATCAAGTTAGGATTATTTGGTGTGTTTCTAATAGGCTACCCATTGCACTGTACACTACAGCCACTCTTGGTGTTAATATTTAGTGCTAGTAACCATACTGTATGTATGTCCATGTGTATTGTGCTCCGTTCTGTTGCTGCTAGTTTTGTGTGTAATGTGCAACATATGGGATCCTGTAATACTGTGCTAGCCAATGTTCATCATCGCCAGGTGTTGCAGATTTCATTTTCCTTCTGAAATCTGTTCTAAGTAACGTCCATCTCTGTGCTTGCATGGAGTGCAGGGATGCGTGATGCAGCAGAAGGTGCATTttggggaaataattattttctaaataaacTTAATTTATAACTATAACTGGTTGTGgtttgtaaatacaaaatgctcaAATGATTTGATTGCAACAGCTTTAATACACACAGAATAGAAAATTTATAGACATTCAAGAGCTCTAAGAGCAGAGACGAATCGATTCGAGTCCAACAAATAGAAATTAAATCAATATGGCATGACAGGAGGCACATGTGgcctacttttcttttctttttctttttttacgtTTTATCCTTTCAAAGGACAAAGTTTTCTTTTGGCTGTTAAAAAACACTAATGTACAACAAAAGTCAAATTCCACTGCAGGCCTGCTTCCACAGGATGTGTTCAAAGACTGCAATGGGTGagagcttttattttaactttaacattgGACGTTTTTGTCCTGAATTTGGACGGAGAGTTTCTTTGTGCATCTGTCACTTTGAAATCATTTGACAACACATAATGCTTCATGCTCAGTGTTGACCAACAGCGTAATTACTGTGACAAATGGCCTTTAAGTCTTCATAGGGCTGTTTTAAAAAGCATGAAATATCCTTTAAGGCTAATTCCTAACAGAAAAAATACAACAGCTCATGTTCGGCTTCACTTCAGTCTGGCAGGTCTCTCATGTCCAGGCTGATCGTGGCCTGCTGTGAATCTGAAAGAGATGGTTTCaagcatattttaatattaaagagCAATTTTAAGCTTGGAATCATGAATACGGCTGCCTCACTCTTCTTTCACCTTGTCCTGGTATCCTTTCTTGGCGATCCTCTGCATCTCAAGCCTCAGCTCCTCTTCTTGGATTCGAAGGGCTTCCcgttcttcctcttcctcctgttcTTTCCTACACCGCTCCTCCCACTGCGCCTCTTGTTGCTGCTCCACCTAcataacatgaaaacaaacagcttcACATATGATTTcttatttaacctcctaagaccaaactctttcatggcatgcaattttaatttctctttgatatttgggctgattgggacctgatgaatgtaaaaacaaagatttaccagattttttttttttttacctttttttgtttctaagaaaaatgagagccacaaatGAGGATATTCGTATAAAATTTCGAtcgaacagtagcagtataatgtcctcgtaagtagATATcaaggcccttgtagagcaaaattgagtattttggtcttaataacccaaaatgtgatgtccacatatgtggacgccaggtcctaggaggttaatgcaTAGTTGGGGAAATAAACCTGAGAACCCCCtcccataaaaaacaaaataaaaagtatcCAACCTGAGCATTTATCTCTTGCATCCGCGCTGTCCTTCGGCCCTCTTCTTGCTCCTTTTCCCGACGTCTGAATTTCCTCTCCCACTCAAGCTCCTTGATAAGCTCTTCTCGTCTCTTTAGAGATTCCTCCTGAGCCTCACGGTTCTTCTGTATTTTCAGCTCTATCTGCTGCTGTCTCTCCACAAGCACCTTATcaaaaaagacaggaaaaacccaaaacaggaCAACTTTTATTTGAACTCACATCTTTAAGCTTTACTTCAAGTTTTACTCCAAGAGAAATTTACCTCATGCATGAGCCGTTCTCTggctttcctctctttctcccacTGAACTTCTCGTTTCTCCCAAACATGCTGAGCTTCTTCCCTACGAACAAATGGGATGCATTGATTTGTATTCACAGAGCCGCACGTGCGCCTTTCTGGAGAGTTGAGGCTTACTAAATCTTGGCGCTCACCTGTGTAAGACTTCAAACTCAGCTTCCCTCTCACGCTCCAGTTGCAGCTGCTCTTCAATCACACGTTTCATCCAGGCTGCATCAGCGACAGCTCTTTCCCTTCTTGCAGTCTCCAGcctcctgtcctcctcctctccttcaaGCAAGGCTGCCAGGATCTTACGATCGGCCTCCTGGTGTCGTAAAAAGGATTTCAAAGAAAAGGTCTGGGGAAGTTATCTGGATGATCACACAGTAAAATCTGCAGgtaaaaaaagtatttaccaGTTCTTCCTGCACTTGCTGGGCTCTTCTTCTCAGCTGAGCTCGATACTGACGGATCAAGAAACGCCTAGTGCAACATGAATCCCATATGTAAAGTACCTCAGTAGATTGAAATATCATACCACTCTTTTTGTTTGGTCATCTGGAGAATAAGCTTCACATACCCGATCTCAAACTTCTTCCTCTGTTCCTCCGCcttcctcctgtcctcctctaTCTTCTCCAGCTCCCACTGCTGCAACAGTAGAGCCTCTTGCTCCTTTTTCAGTCGAGTGGCCtgtaagagaaaaataaaaaataatcttgtttacaaaaaaaaagcctgcaAAGGTGGTTTTGCACAGAAGAAATTGTTTGCTGATGCTCTGAAtacctcttcttctctcagctTCAGTTCTTCCATCTGCTTGCGTAGCTCCTCCCCTCTCCTACGCTCCTCGTCTTTCCTTTTCTCCTCCGCTTGTTTGATCCTCTCCAGAGCTTCTCTTCTGGTCCTCTCGTACTCGTTTTCAAAGCGTCTCGTCTCCTCCTGGTACGCCACTTCTTTCTGCATGTTTGACAAGCTGGGTCACTTACAGTAAGTGTCAAAGCTTTCTTAATTATGCACCACCTTTGAGGGGCTGACCAGAGTAGGTTGCGGCCGTGATACTGTGCTCACAGAGTACACGAACACTGTTCAATTAAAAATAGATGTGTTACATAAAAACTTGGCCACATAAAAAGATAATGACTTGTGGGTCATATGTGTCAACACCGGCCTGAGAAGGGCTATACTATGAAGTACTGAAGCAACTTCTTCAATACTGGCTATCAAAGttattaaaacactgaaatgaacaTAACTGACTTTGTCTGGTGCCTGGAATGATCCACCTACCTGTTTCTTCTCAGATATCTGCTCCTGCCATTGGCTGACAATGTGATCTTTATGTAATCCTGACTCCAGCTGCAGACAGATTGAAAGAGTGAGTTGTGACAAAGCTGAGACAGAGATACTGATGACCTTGACCCTGGGTGGAAGGGATACcagaacatttctttttcttaagtcAACACTGGAATCAGGTTAACAGAAAGTCATGGAATATCTGCATCACAGGCCATATAGGTTTCCAGATCAAATGGATGTCTTGACAAAAAGTGTCTGTTTCCTCTACTTGGTGAACTCTCTAGACGTATGGGGTGGTCACTAGATTCCTGAAGCCGTCAAACACTTCATCAGTGGTAACACCTCGAGGTCTGAGGTATGGGGCTCGGCAACTTGTCACATTTGCATCAATAGTTTAAACTTGCCTACCTTTCTCAGCTCTTGGTTGTTTCTCTTCCAGTGCTccctcagcagctcctgtgcaAGCTAggcatgacaaaaaaaatgaacgGGGATTGCAAACTTACATGGCACAACACTGTGGTGAATATTTATGGGGCAATATTCCACcaactttctttcttctgtcttcTCTTGCCGTGCGAAGCTCTTCACTTTTTTGCACCAACTGACTTGCCAACGTGCTCCTGTCGGGCACCATCTCTCGGAGCTCTGCCTCAAGTTGGTTTTGCTCCTCTTGCAGCATTACCCTGAGTCGATTCCTGCGCTGCTCCAAGCtggctttcttttcttccttcagTCTGTCTTTATGGTATGCTGacatactgaaaacaaaaagaagaaaaatgcttgggtaaaaaaattaaataaatactagCATTTTTGTCAACTGATGACAAAGAGCAACACAGTAAATATAATAACATAAGgctatttatctattttttaaactaatttatacagacaaacaaatatgacatacatacatatatatatgttgttACACAGATTTAAAGGAAGATACACTATGGTATACTCACAatacaacaaacaacttaaCACTACTTCTCTTAGCATACCAGCATATTCTAATAGGCCAAAGAAAttcatgaaaacatttatttattgtaatttcAGTATTTATGGTATTTCCAGGATGTTCCTGGCTTTACTACATTGGATTCCTGTAGGTTTtagattttaagatttttctGCTCCCAGCCTGAGATGAGACCAATCTGGCTGTTGTAAAATCGAGACTTCAACATAAAGGTTAGCCTAGTTTTGCCATAGGTAGGGAGTAGTGTCAAGTACTATCACTTTTTTTATAACACAAAACTTATATATGACATGGCGTGATTACTTACAGAGCCATCTCCGAGGGCAATAAAGGAGAAACAGGATGATAATGCTGGAGTACGTTATGGCAATCATGTAAAATTAATgacaagaaaatgaaaggaggacacaaaaataaaatcaccaaATATAAAGCAATGTGTAGTTATTTAGTTGGATTGCTTCAATATTTGTGTAACGTTTCGGAGACCGTGTGAGTGAGAGCATCTATGCTGGAGGAAGTTACCTCTGCTGGTAGGATTGACGGGAGCTCCACACCGTCTGTTTCTGGCTGCGGATGCTCTGCTCTCTGAAGTACTGAGCATGCAGCTCCCACTGCTGCCGCCACCGGGCCTCCTGCTCCCGCTGCCGGGCCAGCTGGTCGGCCAAGACCCGAGATCGACTGGGCACACGGGTCGAAAGTGTCGGCAGAGCCATGAACCTGAACAGTTAGCACAAATGAAAGCTTGATATTAAATTTGCTAAAAATAACAGTGCAGACATAGTTTCATTAGGGAATGTAGCCAGTCAGTATGCACGAATGCAGACATCACAAGTCAAAGGTCTCTTGGCCCCATCATATATTCACTAATGctgcttttttaaagtaactagttacttaaCAAATACTGACGCCGAAGACAGCTCAATATCTCCACTGTTATAGGTGATCTGCCCATgaaaaaattataatttcatggccataaagaaaacaataagaaCAAAAGACTACCAGCTCCAACTACCCGTCTGCACTCGGATATAAGGAGCGTTTAGCTACACCGATAGCAGCCACTTTACCTCTCGGTGCTACCTTGGATTGCCTCCCCTTggcttttaataaaaaaaaaaatcgacgTTTTGCTTTCAAACAAGGAAAGCTCAAATTTACTCACTACAGCTTTCCTTAGTTACCGATACATACACTTCCTAGTTACTCATACGCTACGGGATGAAGTGAAGGTCAAATTTAGTTAGCGGCGGAAAACGCGAAACGCATAATTGGAAGTTTGTTTCCGCCACTgaattttctttgtctttgtcgtCGTCGATAAGTCATGATTTTATGTGATTATCTCTTCGGTCAGTGTGTTGAAATTTTGTAACTTTCCTTTAAATTTTCGTTAGATATGATTCGACACATCTATCTGATACTACCACTAATACTATTACTACCActgatattaataatattaatattaactaGAACTTACATGAAACTAATAATTAACAATAAGAACTAGCAAACCTACTCTGCAAACTAAACTATATTTAacacaaaatgttaaaactaaaaaggactaaaataaaataatctacGTAAAATACCAAACTGCGGAGTTCATGTGTGATACTATTTTGTCTGTCTCTTACAGTAAGATATTACATAGTTGTTATATGCTTGCACGAATCCCGGGATAACTATAACTAACTAACAGATAAACAGATAAATTAAGTGGAACCAAAGAGCGATATTCCACCAGACTCCATTAGTTGGCAGCAAAGCAGCACATGCGATTAAACGCAGAGGAAGACCAGTGTCAGCTGATGGAGCACATCAGGTGCTGTTTACTCTGGACTTGTTTCTTCTGTCTGGTACCGTTTATCCGCCCTCTTACCCCGGCAGGTGGCGATGGCCCGGACCTATCACTAACATGTCGATCACATGAGCTCCTCTGCAGCCAGGAGTTCAGTGTAGGTGACTTccatgtgtgtgtaagagagagaaagagagatgtgtgtgtgtgtgtgtgtgtgtgtgtgtgtgtgtgtgtgtgtgtgcgtgtgtgtgtgtgtgtaagggtgagaaagagagaaagagagaggtttctctatgtgtgtgtgtgagagagagatttatctgtgtgtgtgtgtgtgtgtgtgtgtgtgtgtgtgtgaatagagagagagatgtcgctctctctctctctctctctctctctctctctctctctctctctctctctctctgtgtgtgttctcctCCTCCTATCACTGTGAAGCTGCAGTGGAGGACTGACAGCCTGTTGCTATCATTTCAACAGTTAGGAGTGTATCCGGACTAAAGAGATGGCTCTGCTAATGGAGCACCAATTCAGACAGCTGCCAGCTGACAGACAAGTGGAAACAAGACCGTTTCTGGAAGCTGTGTCATACCTTCCACCATTCTTTGGTAAGTGAAGTTTCCACAGTGTAACACAGGGGAGACTACATTAATGGGACTGCAAATGAAgttgtgaattttaaaaatagatgACAGCAGGGAAAATGTATAGTTGTGGTGCTTTATGATTAACCTCTCAAAGGCTTCCAGATTAATGCCACGGACCAATCGTGCTTT
This genomic stretch from Astatotilapia calliptera chromosome 12, fAstCal1.2, whole genome shotgun sequence harbors:
- the tchp gene encoding trichoplein keratin filament-binding protein, whose translation is MALPTLSTRVPSRSRVLADQLARQREQEARWRQQWELHAQYFREQSIRSQKQTVWSSRQSYQQSMSAYHKDRLKEEKKASLEQRRNRLRVMLQEEQNQLEAELREMVPDRSTLASQLVQKSEELRTAREDRRKKLAQELLREHWKRNNQELRKLESGLHKDHIVSQWQEQISEKKQKEVAYQEETRRFENEYERTRREALERIKQAEEKRKDEERRRGEELRKQMEELKLREEEATRLKKEQEALLLQQWELEKIEEDRRKAEEQRKKFEIGRFLIRQYRAQLRRRAQQVQEELEADRKILAALLEGEEEDRRLETARRERAVADAAWMKRVIEEQLQLEREREAEFEVLHREEAQHVWEKREVQWEKERKARERLMHEVLVERQQQIELKIQKNREAQEESLKRREELIKELEWERKFRRREKEQEEGRRTARMQEINAQVEQQQEAQWEERCRKEQEEEEEREALRIQEEELRLEMQRIAKKGYQDKIHSRPRSAWT